From Bacteroidia bacterium, the proteins below share one genomic window:
- a CDS encoding fumarylacetoacetate hydrolase family protein encodes MRLATYSSKENQQSIALVWEEGLLDIPAAAQKLGKIIPPCMLSLLNELSVTEPVLYELVKRYQLGDFQELIFSESSVNINAPIPKPPACRDGYAFRQHVETARRNRKAPMIPEFDQYPIFYFTNHQAIKGPGELLFMADHFQKLDFELEVAAVIGKTGRNIRAEFADDHIFGYTIMNDWSARTLQMEEMLLNLGPAKGKDFATSIGPYIVTKDELAPLLHPTRKGHIGVQYKLSMAAHVNGIQVSTGNVADMDWTFAEIIERCSYGVTIYPGEVIGSGTVGTGCFLELNGTGLLQNPNYPVQWLNAGDTVSLTIEKLGTLTNTIQIEDNFSILQRKHLSN; translated from the coding sequence ATGAGATTAGCGACTTATTCGTCAAAAGAAAACCAACAGTCTATTGCACTTGTGTGGGAGGAAGGGCTATTAGATATTCCGGCTGCTGCCCAAAAATTAGGCAAAATCATCCCGCCATGTATGTTGTCTTTGCTAAACGAATTATCTGTTACTGAACCAGTTCTATATGAATTGGTAAAACGGTATCAATTAGGAGATTTTCAAGAACTTATTTTTTCGGAGTCGTCAGTTAATATCAATGCGCCAATTCCTAAGCCTCCTGCTTGTAGAGACGGATATGCTTTTCGCCAACACGTGGAAACTGCCCGCAGAAACCGCAAAGCACCTATGATACCGGAATTTGACCAGTATCCTATTTTTTATTTCACAAACCATCAAGCTATTAAGGGGCCGGGCGAACTCCTTTTTATGGCTGACCATTTTCAAAAATTAGACTTTGAATTAGAAGTGGCAGCCGTAATCGGGAAAACTGGCAGGAATATCCGCGCTGAATTTGCAGATGACCATATCTTTGGTTATACTATCATGAATGACTGGAGCGCAAGAACACTGCAAATGGAAGAAATGTTGCTCAACCTTGGCCCAGCAAAAGGCAAAGACTTTGCTACCTCTATTGGTCCATACATCGTTACTAAAGATGAACTTGCTCCTTTGCTACATCCCACCCGAAAAGGACATATTGGAGTACAATACAAACTATCTATGGCTGCCCATGTAAACGGTATTCAGGTTTCTACAGGAAACGTAGCAGATATGGACTGGACGTTTGCAGAAATCATTGAACGTTGCTCTTATGGAGTAACTATTTACCCGGGTGAAGTTATTGGCTCTGGAACTGTTGGAACGGGTTGTTTCTTAGAACTAAATGGAACAGGCTTGCTCCAAAACCCCAATTATCCCGTTCAATGGCTAAATGCCGGCGATACCGTCAGCTTAACTATCGAAAAACTCGGGACATTAACAAACACCATTCAAATTGAAGATAATTTCTCTATCTTGCAGAGAAAACATTTATCTAACTAA
- a CDS encoding ribonuclease HII, whose amino-acid sequence MSLPVRFGDSLYEAGVDEAGRGCLAGPVIAAAVILPRDYTHPDIKDSKQLTPAKRYALRDEILQNALAWNIGSASPAQIDSLNILNASILAMQEAISLLSIQPEFLVIDGNQFRHPTIPFQCVVKGDSKLLSIAAASILAKTFRDDLMVHLDKTFPDYNWQQNKGYPTEYHRNIIKKIGICYWHRRSFLRNQQLKLNLL is encoded by the coding sequence ATGAGTTTACCGGTACGCTTTGGAGATAGCTTATATGAAGCTGGTGTGGATGAAGCAGGGCGTGGCTGCTTAGCCGGTCCTGTAATCGCAGCAGCCGTTATCCTGCCCAGAGATTATACACACCCAGATATTAAAGACTCCAAACAATTAACACCGGCTAAACGTTATGCGCTAAGGGATGAGATTTTGCAAAATGCCTTAGCTTGGAATATAGGAAGTGCCTCACCAGCTCAAATAGATAGCTTGAATATTCTAAATGCCTCCATTCTTGCAATGCAAGAAGCAATCAGCCTTTTGTCTATTCAACCAGAATTTTTAGTTATAGATGGAAATCAATTCCGGCATCCAACTATCCCCTTTCAATGTGTAGTGAAGGGAGATTCAAAATTACTCTCGATTGCGGCAGCTTCTATTTTGGCCAAAACCTTTCGGGATGATTTAATGGTGCATCTTGATAAAACCTTTCCAGACTACAATTGGCAGCAAAACAAAGGCTATCCTACTGAGTATCACCGAAATATAATAAAAAAAATAGGAATATGTTATTGGCATAGGCGCTCTTTTTTAAGAAACCAGCAACTCAAATTAAACTTACTATAA
- a CDS encoding Fic family protein yields the protein MSNSYKYIDPDFTYTDPKTGLLRNLQDITDPDVLLFVESSIVTKRLQELYENPIKIKGIDSLFEIHGYLFQDIYVWAGKRRTVEISKGGKQFFPTSHFDNAFRYIDQLIGEFRKILKINKRNLAEKLSEILDNVNYLHPFREGNGRAQREFLRLLALEKGLRLNLNPPNNKSVYERYMQGTIESDVNTLTELVFELIDTNE from the coding sequence ATGTCTAATTCATACAAATACATAGACCCTGATTTCACCTACACTGACCCAAAGACAGGACTTTTACGGAATTTACAAGACATTACAGACCCTGATGTATTGCTCTTTGTTGAGAGCAGTATCGTAACAAAACGACTTCAAGAACTTTACGAAAACCCGATAAAAATAAAGGGTATTGACAGCCTTTTTGAAATTCATGGATATTTATTTCAGGATATATATGTTTGGGCAGGGAAAAGGCGAACAGTTGAAATTAGTAAAGGCGGTAAACAGTTTTTCCCTACTTCTCATTTTGACAATGCATTTCGATACATTGACCAGTTAATTGGCGAGTTCAGGAAAATTCTAAAAATCAACAAAAGAAATTTAGCCGAAAAATTATCAGAGATATTAGACAATGTAAACTATTTACACCCTTTCAGAGAAGGTAATGGGCGAGCACAAAGAGAGTTTTTAAGACTGTTGGCTTTGGAAAAGGGATTGAGATTAAATCTTAATCCACCAAACAACAAAAGCGTTTATGAACGATATATGCAAGGAACCATTGAAAGTGACGTGAATACATTGACAGAGTTGGTTTTTGAACTAATTGACACGAATGAATAA
- a CDS encoding transposase family protein yields the protein MKIKMKVLPTRDSEMLNQLIQEMGLQEVVIDATERQIQRPKDYEVQKEYYSGKKKLIRSRTPLSLIKRLLT from the coding sequence ATGAAGATAAAGATGAAAGTATTACCGACACGAGATAGTGAAATGCTCAATCAATTGATACAAGAGATGGGCTTACAAGAGGTTGTAATTGATGCTACTGAACGCCAGATACAACGACCAAAGGATTATGAGGTTCAAAAGGAATATTATAGCGGTAAAAAAAAACTCATACGCTCAAGAACACCATTATCACTGATAAAACGACTTCTTACGTAA
- a CDS encoding site-specific DNA-methyltransferase → MEVNKLILGDNLEILKSIDSESVDLIYLDPPFFSNRTYEVIWGDKGEVRSFEDRFSGGIDHYIAWLKERVIEMHRILKKTGTIFLHCDWHANAYIRTEILDRIFGGQNFKNEIIWKRTTTHNDTKQGAKHFGRTYDTIFFYAKENKGFTFNPVYQKYTEEYAQAAYNKVDENGRRFKASDLSAAKGGGDTSFEWKGVKPPVGRYWAYSKANFEKFEAEGKLYYSEKGKPYLKHYLDEMPGKSLDDIWEDFLIPKSERIGYPTQKPFALLQRIIEAASNEGDIVLDPFVGGGTTVAAADKFNRRWIGIDQSVQAIKVTEFRLNLQQDLFSKPFITQLHKYDYDTLRYKDAFKFESWIVTQFGGTSNSKQRGDLGLDGKTKDNTPIQVKRSDNIGRNVIDNFLSAVQRSDKKLFEKNQAIMKPVGFIIAFSFGKGAVEEVARLKNKENIIIKLVTVEDIVPIAKKPTLTVTINDNGKDKKELREIEFIATAQSNAGIEFYAWDFDYKAGKGFKPQVLIDKDGKQTHKFKAGQHNIAVKVVDNDGLDNIEVIKLKVNGKIERT, encoded by the coding sequence ATGGAAGTAAACAAACTAATTCTTGGTGACAACCTTGAAATTCTAAAAAGCATTGACAGCGAAAGCGTGGACTTGATTTATCTTGACCCACCATTTTTTAGCAACAGAACTTACGAAGTAATTTGGGGCGACAAAGGCGAAGTTCGCAGTTTTGAAGACCGTTTTAGCGGTGGTATTGATCATTACATTGCTTGGCTCAAAGAAAGAGTTATTGAAATGCACAGAATTTTAAAAAAGACGGGAACAATTTTTTTGCATTGCGATTGGCACGCTAACGCATACATACGGACAGAAATTTTAGATAGAATTTTTGGTGGACAAAATTTCAAGAATGAAATAATTTGGAAAAGGACAACAACGCACAATGACACAAAACAAGGTGCAAAACATTTTGGCAGAACATACGACACAATTTTTTTCTACGCAAAAGAAAACAAAGGCTTCACCTTTAATCCTGTTTATCAAAAATACACGGAAGAATACGCCCAAGCGGCATATAACAAAGTAGATGAAAACGGCAGAAGATTTAAAGCATCTGATTTGTCCGCTGCAAAAGGTGGTGGCGACACTTCATTTGAATGGAAAGGCGTAAAGCCACCTGTTGGTAGATATTGGGCATATTCAAAAGCAAATTTTGAAAAATTTGAAGCAGAAGGGAAATTGTATTATTCAGAAAAAGGCAAACCATATTTAAAACACTATTTGGACGAAATGCCCGGAAAATCCTTAGACGATATTTGGGAAGATTTTCTAATCCCAAAAAGTGAGCGAATTGGTTATCCAACGCAAAAACCTTTTGCATTGCTTCAAAGAATTATTGAAGCTGCAAGTAATGAAGGCGACATTGTGCTTGACCCTTTTGTTGGTGGTGGAACAACAGTTGCAGCAGCAGATAAATTTAATAGACGATGGATTGGTATTGACCAGTCTGTTCAAGCAATTAAAGTAACAGAATTTAGGTTGAACTTGCAACAAGATTTGTTTAGCAAACCTTTCATTACACAACTTCATAAATATGACTACGACACACTTCGATACAAAGATGCTTTTAAATTTGAAAGTTGGATAGTTACACAATTTGGAGGAACATCAAACAGCAAACAACGTGGCGATTTAGGACTTGACGGAAAAACAAAAGATAACACGCCAATACAAGTAAAACGTAGCGACAACATCGGACGAAATGTAATTGACAATTTTCTTTCGGCAGTTCAGCGTTCAGACAAAAAACTTTTTGAAAAGAACCAAGCGATAATGAAGCCTGTCGGCTTCATTATCGCTTTTTCTTTTGGTAAAGGTGCTGTTGAAGAAGTTGCACGTTTGAAGAACAAAGAAAATATTATCATCAAACTTGTAACAGTTGAGGACATTGTTCCTATTGCTAAAAAACCAACCTTGACAGTTACAATCAATGACAACGGAAAAGACAAAAAAGAACTTAGAGAAATTGAATTTATTGCGACTGCACAAAGCAACGCAGGAATCGAATTTTACGCTTGGGACTTTGACTACAAAGCTGGCAAAGGTTTCAAACCACAAGTGCTTATTGACAAAGACGGAAAACAAACACACAAATTCAAAGCAGGACAACACAACATTGCTGTTAAGGTTGTGGACAATGACGGACTTGACAACATTGAAGTAATTAAACTGAAAGTAAACGGAAAAATAGAGCGAACGTGA
- the thiL gene encoding thiamine-phosphate kinase: protein MQHTSLSEISEFELITKLTQNFPIYHSQTQKTVGDDCAVVSLGESKAQVITTDLLVEHIHFDLMYHPAKHLGYKAVTTNLSDVYAMNAIPTGIVVGIAIPKYLSIEFIEEIYQGIRLACQRYQIDLLGGDTTYSPNYLMISITAVGLAQPEKISYRSGANLNDLICVSGNLGAAYAGLQILQREKQVFLQNNDIQPVLSEFSYVISRQLRPEARKEIVERLEELNITPTAMIDISDGLSNEIHHICAASHTGAVLYADRIPIDTETAKVAELFDISPITYALNGGEDYELLFTVPLSDYEKIQHDEKIQIIGAIKNLEDGIILETDIGEQIPIEPLGFNHFKKNTNSSE, encoded by the coding sequence ATGCAGCACACCTCTCTATCAGAAATATCTGAATTTGAATTAATTACTAAGCTAACGCAAAACTTTCCCATATATCATTCACAAACCCAAAAAACAGTTGGTGATGACTGCGCCGTAGTCTCTTTGGGGGAATCCAAAGCCCAAGTTATCACTACTGATTTACTTGTAGAGCACATTCACTTTGATTTAATGTATCATCCGGCAAAACATCTTGGTTATAAAGCCGTTACGACAAATCTAAGTGATGTCTATGCCATGAACGCAATACCAACGGGTATTGTAGTCGGAATAGCAATACCCAAATACCTTTCCATAGAATTTATTGAAGAAATTTATCAAGGGATTCGCTTAGCTTGCCAACGTTATCAAATAGATTTACTGGGAGGCGATACGACCTATTCACCTAATTATCTGATGATAAGCATCACAGCAGTAGGGCTTGCACAACCAGAAAAAATATCCTATCGAAGTGGTGCAAATCTAAATGACCTGATTTGTGTTTCTGGAAATTTAGGTGCAGCTTATGCCGGATTACAAATTTTACAGCGTGAAAAACAAGTTTTTTTGCAAAATAATGATATTCAGCCAGTTTTATCTGAATTTAGCTACGTAATCTCCCGCCAACTACGCCCCGAAGCCAGAAAAGAAATTGTAGAACGATTAGAAGAACTCAATATCACTCCAACGGCAATGATTGATATTAGTGATGGCCTCTCCAATGAAATTCATCATATCTGCGCTGCATCTCATACCGGTGCTGTTTTATACGCAGACCGTATCCCAATTGACACTGAAACTGCCAAAGTAGCCGAACTTTTTGATATATCCCCAATTACCTATGCCCTAAACGGCGGTGAAGATTATGAACTTCTGTTTACCGTCCCACTCAGCGACTATGAAAAAATTCAACATGATGAAAAAATTCAGATTATTGGCGCTATCAAAAACCTTGAAGATGGTATAATCTTAGAAACCGATATAGGCGAACAAATCCCGATTGAACCCTTAGGTTTTAATCATTTCAAAAAAAACACAAACTCTTCTGAATAA
- the pckA gene encoding phosphoenolpyruvate carboxykinase (ATP) produces MNQSLSQEILGYLNVTGVRKIYYNLTPAELVEHTLVKDEGVLADNGGLVVKTGEFTGRSPKDKFVVKDDNTKDHVWWGDINNEFSSENFDKLYVRVLAYLQGRDLYVRDAYAGADPRYRLPIRVVTEFPWQNLFANNLFLRPQLDELKNFSPEFTVLAVPGFYANKNIDGTRQHNFSIVNFTKKIILIGGSAYTGEIKKGIFTVMNYLLPFKGVLPMHCSANIGKDGDTAIFFGLSGTGKTTLSADPERGLIGDDEHGWTDSGTFNFEGGCYAKCIDLSKEKEPQIWDAIKFGSLVENTTFCEDSRTIDFKSTKITENTRVAYPIHYISNAVEPSLGGVPKNIFLLTCDAFGVLPPISKLDVGQAMYHFISGYTAKVAGTEAGVTEPQTTFSACFGKAFLPLHPTKYAEMLGEKLKAGNVNVWLVNTGWTGGPYGVGSRMKLSYTRAMITAALNGQLNNATFEKDPIFGLAIPNAVPAVPAELLNPRNTWVDKSAYDAKANDLAARFIKNFAQYEAFANAEIKGAAPKVLVK; encoded by the coding sequence ATGAATCAATCCCTTAGCCAAGAAATTCTTGGATACTTAAATGTTACCGGAGTTCGTAAAATTTATTATAATTTAACTCCGGCTGAGTTGGTCGAGCATACCTTAGTAAAAGACGAAGGTGTATTGGCCGATAATGGTGGGCTTGTTGTGAAAACGGGCGAGTTTACCGGACGTTCCCCCAAAGATAAGTTTGTGGTTAAAGATGATAATACCAAAGACCATGTTTGGTGGGGAGATATTAACAACGAGTTTTCTTCCGAAAATTTTGACAAGTTGTATGTTCGTGTGTTAGCATATCTTCAAGGTCGGGATCTCTATGTGCGTGACGCTTACGCCGGAGCTGACCCTCGCTACCGCCTGCCTATTCGGGTAGTAACAGAGTTTCCTTGGCAAAACTTATTCGCTAATAACCTATTTTTGCGCCCGCAATTAGATGAGTTAAAGAACTTTAGCCCAGAATTCACGGTGTTAGCAGTACCCGGATTCTATGCAAACAAAAACATAGACGGTACCAGACAGCATAACTTCTCTATCGTAAACTTCACTAAAAAAATCATTTTAATCGGTGGCTCTGCTTATACCGGAGAAATCAAAAAAGGAATTTTCACCGTGATGAACTATCTGCTTCCGTTCAAAGGAGTTCTTCCGATGCACTGCTCTGCCAATATCGGAAAAGACGGTGATACCGCCATTTTCTTTGGGTTATCCGGCACAGGTAAAACAACCCTTTCAGCAGACCCCGAACGTGGGCTAATTGGGGATGACGAACACGGCTGGACAGACTCCGGCACGTTTAACTTTGAAGGCGGATGCTACGCAAAGTGTATTGACCTATCCAAAGAAAAAGAACCCCAAATCTGGGATGCAATCAAATTTGGCTCTCTGGTAGAAAATACTACATTCTGTGAAGATTCCCGTACTATTGATTTCAAAAGTACCAAAATCACCGAAAACACCCGCGTTGCTTACCCGATTCACTACATTTCAAATGCAGTAGAACCCTCTTTGGGTGGAGTTCCTAAGAACATTTTCTTACTTACCTGTGATGCCTTTGGTGTTTTACCTCCTATCTCAAAGTTAGATGTGGGTCAAGCAATGTATCACTTTATTTCCGGCTATACCGCCAAGGTTGCCGGAACAGAAGCTGGAGTTACAGAACCCCAAACAACATTTTCGGCCTGTTTTGGAAAAGCTTTTTTACCCTTGCACCCTACCAAATACGCAGAGATGTTGGGAGAAAAACTAAAAGCCGGCAATGTAAACGTTTGGTTGGTTAATACCGGTTGGACAGGCGGCCCTTATGGCGTGGGTAGCCGAATGAAACTTAGCTACACCAGAGCAATGATTACCGCAGCCTTAAATGGACAACTAAATAATGCTACTTTTGAAAAAGACCCTATTTTTGGGTTAGCTATTCCCAATGCAGTACCGGCAGTTCCTGCCGAGCTGCTAAACCCACGCAATACATGGGTAGATAAATCTGCCTATGATGCCAAAGCAAATGATTTAGCAGCACGATTTATCAAAAACTTTGCTCAATATGAGGCTTTTGCAAATGCAGAAATCAAAGGCGCAGCCCCAAAAGTTTTAGTAAAATAA
- a CDS encoding carboxypeptidase-like regulatory domain-containing protein, producing MKYFFITALLLLSFWSCKKEDKTAEPTSLSITVTDTSSNAVSDAEVKLYSSKSAYYNDTGAVKTGKTDATGKILFEPLDAILYYIRVTKGNLNNSTSAYNTIIPLISGTTMPKPIQIYTPNNNQMLSNTTKTWMIADIKTAGVSTIQNCDKDDVLRFKPNATRDFRWYYNYYRCTGQPDSSLGTWKLAGTVLTIDRNSVVDTWYVQSISALKVELKDNGNTEMTLIPEEFNK from the coding sequence ATGAAATACTTTTTCATTACGGCACTTTTACTACTCTCCTTTTGGAGTTGCAAAAAAGAAGATAAAACAGCAGAGCCTACCTCATTGAGCATTACTGTAACCGATACCAGTTCAAATGCAGTTAGTGATGCAGAAGTAAAGTTATACTCCTCTAAGTCAGCATACTACAATGATACTGGTGCTGTAAAAACAGGGAAAACAGACGCAACCGGTAAAATTCTTTTTGAGCCATTAGATGCTATTTTATACTACATCCGGGTAACCAAAGGAAATCTAAACAACTCTACTTCTGCATATAACACCATTATCCCATTAATTTCCGGAACAACGATGCCCAAACCAATCCAAATATATACTCCCAATAACAACCAGATGCTTTCTAATACGACCAAAACTTGGATGATTGCGGACATCAAAACTGCCGGTGTCTCTACTATACAAAACTGCGATAAAGATGATGTTTTGAGATTTAAGCCAAACGCTACGCGGGATTTTCGTTGGTACTATAATTATTATCGCTGCACAGGCCAGCCAGATAGCAGTTTAGGTACATGGAAATTAGCCGGAACCGTATTAACTATTGATAGAAACAGTGTTGTAGATACCTGGTATGTTCAATCTATCTCTGCCTTAAAAGTAGAACTAAAAGACAACGGAAATACCGAAATGACTTTAATACCGGAAGAATTTAACAAATGA
- a CDS encoding antitoxin VbhA family protein, producing the protein MYNTIEIDRSNLTIMGVKFSDLKTLESTANALGSNMFEGFKPTPKGIEIIRDYVTGKISLPELVTFAKEKAYV; encoded by the coding sequence ATGTATAACACAATTGAAATAGATAGAAGCAATCTAACAATAATGGGCGTTAAGTTTTCGGATTTGAAAACCTTGGAAAGCACTGCAAACGCTTTGGGTAGTAATATGTTTGAAGGCTTTAAACCAACACCAAAGGGTATTGAAATAATTAGAGACTATGTAACAGGAAAAATATCACTACCAGAACTTGTAACATTCGCCAAAGAAAAAGCCTATGTCTAA
- a CDS encoding SDR family oxidoreductase: MKSVLVTGASTGIGKACVHILLNSGWRVFAGVRKEQDAEKLKQESKNRAIPIFLDVTQPESIQDAASIITTQIGSEGFHGLVNNAGIAVACPLEAIPIEDIRKQFEVNVFGQLSVIQAFINLLRASKGRIVNIGSISGRMAIPFTGPYCSSKFALEAITDSLRMELKPWEIQVSIIEPGRIVTPIWEKSNEAAIDLENRIDPEKTALYRPYIDRFRKIILKTAARGGTPESVADAVIHALEASKPKTRYVVGQDAKIQAFLAKFIPDKIRDNLVLKNLKLNEI; the protein is encoded by the coding sequence ATGAAATCGGTTTTGGTAACCGGTGCTTCAACCGGAATAGGTAAAGCCTGCGTACATATACTGCTCAATAGCGGCTGGCGGGTGTTTGCCGGAGTCAGAAAAGAACAAGATGCCGAAAAGTTAAAACAAGAAAGCAAAAATAGAGCTATCCCAATATTTTTGGATGTTACCCAGCCGGAATCTATTCAAGATGCCGCTTCTATAATCACCACCCAGATCGGCTCAGAAGGTTTTCATGGCTTAGTTAATAACGCCGGAATAGCAGTAGCTTGCCCGTTAGAAGCAATACCCATAGAAGATATTCGTAAACAATTTGAAGTTAATGTATTTGGGCAGTTATCTGTTATTCAAGCATTTATAAATCTACTAAGAGCTTCCAAAGGAAGAATTGTTAATATTGGTTCAATCAGCGGACGAATGGCGATACCTTTTACCGGGCCTTATTGCAGTTCTAAATTTGCCTTAGAAGCCATCACAGATTCACTACGAATGGAACTTAAACCATGGGAAATTCAAGTTTCTATTATTGAACCCGGCAGAATTGTTACCCCCATTTGGGAAAAATCCAACGAAGCCGCTATCGACCTCGAAAATAGAATTGACCCTGAAAAAACAGCTCTCTACCGCCCGTATATTGATAGATTCCGAAAAATAATCCTAAAAACAGCCGCCAGAGGCGGAACACCCGAATCCGTAGCAGATGCAGTTATTCACGCATTAGAAGCCTCAAAGCCCAAAACACGCTACGTAGTAGGACAAGATGCTAAAATCCAAGCATTCTTAGCTAAATTTATCCCTGATAAAATACGCGATAACCTTGTTCTAAAAAACCTAAAACTGAACGAAATCTAA